One Aliidiomarina minuta genomic region harbors:
- a CDS encoding outer membrane beta-barrel protein: MKMKTLLLTSAIGLTLSAPAAMANEPSFSYVSASYVELDEADTTFDGFQAELSGRVGQHLFISGSYAQLSGGWADVSNVDFDIAYGRLGIIFGETDQVAFYAGPQVQYINADFGLGSDGDFDLGSESSTDYGAFGGARLMLTSRVELNGEISYVDMDNDDYTSYSAGARVYLTPYLAATGQMNFGDLDGFSVGVHYRF, encoded by the coding sequence ATGAAGATGAAAACATTATTACTTACCAGCGCCATCGGCCTTACCTTAAGTGCACCGGCAGCAATGGCAAACGAACCTTCTTTTAGCTACGTGTCCGCAAGTTACGTTGAACTCGACGAAGCGGATACTACTTTTGATGGCTTCCAAGCCGAACTTTCCGGCCGCGTTGGACAGCACCTCTTCATTTCAGGGAGTTATGCACAACTATCCGGAGGCTGGGCAGATGTGAGCAATGTCGATTTTGATATTGCCTACGGTCGCCTGGGCATTATTTTCGGAGAAACAGACCAGGTAGCTTTCTACGCAGGTCCACAGGTCCAGTATATTAATGCTGACTTCGGCCTGGGTTCCGACGGTGATTTTGACTTAGGCTCAGAAAGCTCAACGGACTACGGTGCTTTTGGTGGCGCACGACTTATGCTGACATCACGAGTCGAGCTCAACGGCGAAATTAGTTATGTGGATATGGATAACGACGACTACACCTCTTATTCTGCTGGTGCTCGTGTATATCTGACCCCTTACCTTGCAGCCACAGGCCAGATGAACTTCGGTGATCTGGACGGCTTCAGTGTTGGTGTACACTACAGATTTTAA
- a CDS encoding leucyl aminopeptidase family protein, with translation MKLVRSIMLGAALALSSTPLLANSYLNTNVAFTQQADQSQADTIVILVPADTDSLNVGGLDRETKTQLERAMQVEEFKGGAGSILEVLAPAGSSANRILLLGVGDLSDATRVTNEKAGAELVIKLNAAKSEHVVLQTGMLNAGRSPALMIAQIAHGMDLRGYHFDRYKSDAEERNSLNLTWNATEQAEGEYKRLEALARGVFLARQLVDEPGSNMGPKAFIERVRTLEDMGVEITVLSPEQVEEMGMGAMLSVGLGSVDGAWMLAMHWKGSDEAPLALVGKGNTFDTGGYSIKTGGGMRNMKTDKAGGAAVAGAMKALAGQNAPVNVVGIVPLTMNMINEYAALPGDIITAGNGKTIEINNTDAEGRMGLADGLWYAETEFSPRAIVDIATLTGAKVGAVGTAYSAVFSDDERMLKSLQQAGDTVDELVWHLPMHESYMASIRSNIADLINGGSPGASAGAMFLREFVEDTPWAHVDMAGNALLQSASGIHPTGATGYGVRLLVEWVNVYSQGE, from the coding sequence ATGAAACTCGTACGTTCAATTATGTTGGGTGCCGCTCTGGCACTATCTTCAACGCCGCTACTGGCGAATTCTTACCTGAATACAAATGTTGCTTTTACGCAGCAGGCTGATCAATCGCAGGCGGATACAATAGTGATTCTGGTGCCAGCTGATACCGACTCTCTTAATGTGGGCGGTCTTGATCGAGAAACAAAAACTCAACTAGAAAGAGCTATGCAGGTTGAGGAGTTCAAAGGCGGCGCTGGTTCAATTCTTGAGGTTCTGGCTCCTGCAGGAAGTTCGGCAAATCGTATCCTTTTGTTAGGAGTAGGTGACTTATCAGACGCCACCCGAGTGACCAACGAAAAGGCGGGTGCTGAATTAGTGATAAAGCTGAATGCTGCTAAGTCTGAACATGTTGTGCTGCAGACCGGCATGCTGAACGCGGGGAGGAGCCCAGCACTGATGATTGCGCAAATCGCGCATGGTATGGACTTGCGCGGCTATCATTTCGATCGCTACAAGTCAGATGCGGAAGAGCGTAACTCTCTGAACCTGACCTGGAACGCAACTGAGCAGGCTGAAGGCGAATACAAGCGCCTGGAAGCGCTTGCTCGTGGGGTGTTTCTGGCCCGTCAATTAGTTGATGAGCCGGGCAGTAACATGGGACCGAAAGCTTTCATTGAGCGTGTACGTACCTTGGAAGACATGGGCGTTGAAATTACTGTGTTGAGCCCGGAGCAGGTTGAAGAGATGGGCATGGGCGCAATGCTAAGCGTCGGTCTCGGTAGTGTCGACGGTGCCTGGATGCTGGCAATGCACTGGAAGGGAAGTGACGAAGCGCCTCTGGCATTAGTGGGTAAGGGTAATACCTTCGATACTGGTGGTTACAGTATTAAGACTGGCGGCGGTATGCGTAACATGAAGACCGACAAAGCGGGTGGCGCGGCGGTTGCTGGTGCAATGAAGGCCCTGGCAGGGCAGAATGCACCGGTCAATGTGGTCGGCATTGTGCCTTTAACCATGAATATGATTAACGAATATGCGGCACTGCCTGGCGATATTATCACTGCGGGCAATGGTAAAACGATTGAAATTAATAATACTGACGCCGAGGGTCGCATGGGCCTGGCTGATGGCCTTTGGTATGCAGAGACTGAATTTAGCCCCCGCGCTATTGTGGACATTGCCACGCTAACTGGCGCCAAAGTAGGGGCGGTAGGTACCGCTTATTCTGCAGTGTTCAGCGATGACGAGCGGATGTTAAAATCTCTGCAGCAAGCTGGCGATACCGTGGATGAATTGGTCTGGCATTTGCCAATGCACGAAAGCTACATGGCTTCTATTCGCAGCAATATCGCGGATTTAATCAACGGTGGCTCGCCAGGCGCTTCCGCTGGCGCCATGTTTTTACGTGAGTTTGTAGAAGACACACCCTGGGCGCACGTTGATATGGCTGGTAACGCATTGTTGCAATCTGCTAGTGGTATACATCCAACAGGAGCTACCGGTTATGGCGTTCGCTTACTGGTTGAATGGGTGAATGTTTACTCACAGGGTGAGTAA
- a CDS encoding outer membrane beta-barrel protein has product MRKAYLTAILASMISAPVLAQTPSFNYVEAGYFDSDGLDGFNASLVRELSDDFVILADFSYASDSFMGVDVDATTLSGGIGYRYAISEQTVLVAGPQLLYARVKASTSFNGQSFSDSDSEVGFGLLGMVRHMVTDQFELNGGLQHYNIADSSSTDAFIGARLHLNEQFSLSASLAFDDADTVSVGVAYHF; this is encoded by the coding sequence ATGAGAAAAGCCTATTTAACGGCAATACTTGCCAGTATGATTTCAGCCCCTGTATTAGCCCAAACGCCTTCATTTAACTACGTTGAAGCGGGCTATTTTGATTCCGATGGTTTAGACGGATTTAATGCCAGCCTGGTTAGAGAACTCTCGGATGATTTTGTCATCTTGGCAGATTTTTCATATGCCAGCGATAGCTTCATGGGGGTTGATGTTGACGCAACCACACTTTCTGGTGGAATTGGTTACCGCTATGCAATTAGCGAGCAAACCGTTCTGGTAGCCGGACCTCAGCTACTTTATGCTCGCGTTAAAGCAAGCACCTCTTTCAACGGTCAGTCATTCTCAGATAGCGATTCTGAAGTTGGTTTCGGTCTATTGGGCATGGTACGCCACATGGTCACGGATCAATTCGAGTTAAACGGTGGGCTTCAACACTACAACATTGCTGATAGTTCCAGCACCGATGCTTTTATTGGTGCACGCTTACACCTAAATGAGCAATTTTCACTAAGTGCAAGCCTGGCTTTCGATGATGCCGACACCGTCTCAGTAGGTGTTGCCTACCACTTCTAA
- a CDS encoding serine hydrolase domain-containing protein yields the protein MKKYRVGFQRQIKLMIAITLSMTFSVTFAQTTDTKIAEELQAIVSEEHADSGLVSLGAAISKNRVHLATAVYGERETRSGVPVSIDDKWHIGSVTKSMTATMIARLVERGVLQWDTTVGDILTDSRVRPQWRDATLSQLLTHTGGAETDFPRRIQSLHPKEGTERDALRKEEVLKILEEKPDYKPGTDFAYSNVGYTIAAVLATTKTGKTWEDLIREEVFQPLELSSGGFGPPVDVNETMEQPRGHKITWFSGPKAVTTDTDNSPVMGPAGMIHMSLKDLSAYANEHLLGSQGKSELLSAQTYQRLHEPGMEDYAYGWILALDDSWANEHKVLYHNGSNRFWFALLVIIPELQISIAVTTNYGDLKPARKSAWNIVKHMTAFLMENPDI from the coding sequence TTGAAAAAATATCGTGTAGGGTTTCAGCGGCAAATAAAGCTAATGATTGCCATTACATTGAGTATGACTTTTTCAGTAACATTTGCACAGACAACAGATACTAAAATAGCAGAAGAACTGCAAGCTATCGTGTCTGAAGAACATGCAGACAGTGGCTTAGTCTCTCTGGGAGCGGCAATTTCCAAAAATCGAGTGCATCTGGCGACGGCGGTATACGGTGAAAGAGAAACCAGAAGCGGTGTACCTGTTTCAATCGATGACAAATGGCATATTGGCTCCGTCACTAAATCAATGACTGCCACTATGATAGCCCGACTGGTGGAAAGAGGCGTGTTGCAATGGGATACCACAGTTGGTGACATCCTCACTGACAGCAGGGTAAGACCTCAATGGCGAGACGCCACTTTGTCGCAGCTGCTCACTCACACTGGTGGAGCTGAAACTGATTTTCCTCGGCGGATCCAGTCGCTGCACCCAAAAGAAGGGACAGAGCGCGACGCGCTACGCAAAGAAGAAGTCCTGAAAATACTAGAGGAAAAGCCCGATTATAAGCCGGGCACTGATTTCGCATATTCCAATGTTGGCTATACAATTGCTGCTGTATTGGCCACCACCAAAACCGGGAAAACCTGGGAAGATCTCATTCGTGAAGAGGTGTTTCAACCGCTGGAGTTGTCGAGCGGTGGCTTCGGTCCACCTGTCGATGTAAACGAAACGATGGAACAACCACGAGGTCATAAAATCACTTGGTTTAGCGGCCCGAAAGCGGTAACCACCGACACTGATAACTCTCCTGTCATGGGACCTGCTGGTATGATTCACATGTCGCTCAAAGACTTATCTGCCTATGCGAATGAACATCTTTTGGGCAGTCAGGGTAAAAGCGAGCTGTTGAGTGCCCAAACCTATCAACGACTCCACGAACCCGGTATGGAAGACTATGCCTATGGTTGGATTTTGGCGTTGGATGATTCCTGGGCGAATGAGCACAAAGTGTTATATCACAACGGCTCTAACCGCTTTTGGTTTGCGCTGTTAGTGATTATTCCGGAGTTGCAAATCTCTATAGCCGTCACAACCAATTACGGCGATTTAAAGCCCGCCAGAAAAAGTGCCTGGAATATCGTTAAACATATGACCGCTTTTTTAATGGAAAACCCCGATATCTAA